In the Quercus lobata isolate SW786 chromosome 5, ValleyOak3.0 Primary Assembly, whole genome shotgun sequence genome, one interval contains:
- the LOC115991364 gene encoding shikimate O-hydroxycinnamoyltransferase-like: MNTKEVEVTLIKKEVVAVLLPKNEDHWLPLSNLDLCILHPLDFSIFLCYKKPTCKDNWTSMAMVEVLKKALKEALVPYYFLAGEKVPDSMGEHKLHCNNRGVDFAEAFANIELQKLNLNEPDETIGCKLVPKKKNGVLAVQATMFKCGGLVLACTFDHQIVDAYSAGMFLVSWAEIARSKPFSSLPTFNYAMLNPRHPISFDPSLHNLYVPITMFNPSNDPEPSANHFENRICLVKADIINQLQSQASTKESKRTKLESFSALLWKISAESAKNKGVSKLGIVVDGRTMLSFGDKEKTSLISSYFGNVLSIPYDSKKIDELIEKPLSWVANEVHGFLEGAKTKEHFLDLIDWVEAHRPVQSLAKVYSSGNKEGPALVVSSGQHFPISKMDFGWGKSAFGSFYFPWGGNVGHVMPIPIPSGNGDWVVYMHMLKRKPEMIECKAAHV, from the exons ATGAATACTAAAGAGGTGGAGGTGACTCTGATCAAGAAAGAGGTGGTGGCAGTGCTGTTGCCAAAGAATGAGGACCATTGGTTACCACTCTCTAACCTTGACTTGTGTATTTTACATCCATTGGATTTTAGTATCTTCTTATGTTACAAGAAGCCCACTTGTAAAGACAATTGGACCTCTATGGCCATGGTTGAGGTTCTCAAAAAGGCCTTGAAAGAAGCTCTAGTGCCCTACTATTTCCTTGCTGGTGAGAAAGTGCCAGACTCGATGGGTGAGCATAAGCTTCACTGCAACAACCGTGGAGTTGACTTCGCTGAAGCTTTTGCCAATATAGAGCTTCAAAAACTCAATTTGAATGAACCTGATGAGACCATTGGCTGCAAACTTGTACCCAAGAAGAAGAATGGCGTGCTGGCTGTCCAG GCAACTATGTTCAAATGTGGTGGTCTTGTGCTGGCATGCACATTTGACCATCAAATAGTAGATGCATACTCGGCAGGCATGTTTCTTGTTTCATGGGCTGAGATTGCTCGATCTAAACCCTTCTCTTCACTACCAACTTTCAACTATGCAATGCTCAATCCTCGTCATCCCATTTCCTTTGATCCTTCCCTTCACAACTTGTATGTCCCCATCACCATGTTCAACCCTTCCAATGATCCAGAACCCAGTGCCAACCATTTTGAAAACCGCATATGCTTAGTTAAGGCAGACATAATTAACCAACTCCAATCACAAGCCAGCACCAAGGAAAGCAAAAGGACTAAACTAGAGTCTTTCAGTGCACTTTTGTGGAAAATTAGTGCCGAAAGTGCTAAAAACAAAGGGGTATCAAAATTGGGCATTGTTGTTGATGGCAGGACAATGCTTAGCTTTGGAGACAAAGAGAAAACATCACTAATATCTTCTTACTTTGGAAACGTGTTGTCTATTCCCTATGATTCTAAGAAAATTGATGAGCTTATTGAAAAGCCATTGAGTTGGGTGGCTAATGAAGTTCACGGATTTTTGGAAGGTGCAAAGACTAAAGAACATTTCTTGGATTTGATAGATTGGGTGGAGGCTCATCGTCCAGTGCAAAGTTTGGCAAAGGTATATAGTAGTGGCAATAAAGAAGGACCAGCTTTGGTGGTTTCATCAGGACAACATTTTCCAATATCAAAGATGGATTTTGGGTGGGGAAAGAGTGCATTTGG GTCATTCTATTTTCCATGGGGTGGGAATGTTGGGCATGTGATGCCAATACCAATTCCATCTGGTAATGGTGATTGGGTGGTGTACATGCACATGTTGAAAAGGAAACCGGAGATGATAGAGTGTAAGGCTGCACATGTGTAA